A stretch of the Arthrobacter stackebrandtii genome encodes the following:
- a CDS encoding TadE family type IV pilus minor pilin: MGTINERRRMRGSVTAELAVVLPAVTALLAILLLAVSAGLLQLRLEEGARAGARALARGDSSEQVMEIVQRVSGTAVTVSVGAAAEYATVTVEGRVGGALSGLVPWKQAAQASAKMERNQGQGWPGIATPPPAVAHEAGKAEVAHVNKG, encoded by the coding sequence ATGGGAACCATCAACGAACGGCGCCGCATGCGGGGTTCGGTGACGGCCGAGCTGGCCGTGGTACTGCCTGCCGTTACGGCGTTGCTGGCCATCCTGCTGCTTGCCGTGTCGGCGGGCCTGCTCCAGCTGCGGCTGGAGGAGGGGGCCCGGGCCGGTGCAAGGGCACTGGCCCGGGGCGACTCGTCGGAACAGGTCATGGAAATTGTTCAGAGGGTCTCAGGGACTGCGGTCACGGTCTCTGTCGGCGCCGCTGCGGAGTACGCCACTGTCACGGTGGAAGGCCGTGTGGGCGGGGCCCTGTCGGGATTGGTGCCGTGGAAGCAGGCAGCCCAGGCGAGCGCCAAGATGGAGCGCAACCAGGGGCAGGGGTGGCCGGGGATAGCCACACCACCACCGGCGGTGGCCCATGAGGCGGGGAAGGCGGAGGTGGCCCATGTTAATAAAGGATGA
- a CDS encoding Rv3654c family TadE-like protein, whose translation MLIKDERGSGTVLSAGLALAMLLLMVFVVALGQAAVAASKAATAADLAALAAADTYRGLMAGDPCQAAGETAQQHGAALVACTLNADMSATVEVSVATTLPWLAHGRARAGPPPADVLPGQP comes from the coding sequence ATGTTAATAAAGGATGAGCGGGGCTCGGGTACCGTCCTCAGCGCGGGTCTGGCGCTGGCCATGCTGCTGCTCATGGTTTTCGTCGTGGCGCTGGGCCAGGCCGCCGTGGCAGCTTCCAAGGCAGCGACGGCAGCGGACCTGGCCGCACTCGCTGCCGCTGACACTTACCGGGGCCTGATGGCAGGGGATCCCTGCCAGGCCGCGGGGGAAACCGCCCAGCAGCATGGGGCAGCACTCGTTGCCTGCACCCTCAACGCCGACATGTCCGCCACCGTGGAGGTATCCGTTGCGACCACGCTGCCCTGGCTGGCGCACGGCCGGGCACGGGCCGGACCTCCACCGGCGGACGTGCTGCCCGGGCAGCCCTGA